A genome region from Ursus arctos isolate Adak ecotype North America unplaced genomic scaffold, UrsArc2.0 scaffold_18, whole genome shotgun sequence includes the following:
- the AQP3 gene encoding aquaporin-3, whose protein sequence is MGRQKELVSRCGEMLHIRYRLLRQALAECLGTLILVMFGCGSVAQVVLSRGTHGGFLTINLAFGFAVTLGILVAGQVSGAHLNPAVTFALCFLAREPWIKLPVYALAQTLGAFLGAGIVFGLYYDAIWAFAKNELVVSGPNGTAGIFATYPSGHLDMVNGFFDQFIGTASLIVCVLAIVDPYNNPVPRGLEAFTVGLVVLVIGTSMGFNSGYAVNPARDFGPRLFTAIAGWGSEVFTTGHHWWWVPIVSPLLGSIAGVFVYQLMIGCHLEQPPPSNEQENVKLAHVKHKEQI, encoded by the exons ATGGGTCGACAGAAGGAGCTGGTGTCCCGCTGCGGGGAGATGCTCCACATCCGTTACCGGCTGCTTCGCCAGGCTCTGGCTGAGTGCCTTGGGACCCTCATCCTCGTG ATGTTTGGATGTGGCTCCGTGGCCCAGGTGGTGCTCAGCCGGGGCACCCATGGTGGTTTCCTCACCATCAACCTAGCCTTCGGCTTCGCTGTCACCCTGGGCATCCTTGTGGCTGGCCAGGTCTCTG ggGCCCACCTGAACCCTGCTGTGACCTTTGCCCTGTGTTTCTTGGCGCGGGAGCCCTGGATCAAGCTGCCCGTCTACGCCTTGGCTCAGACGCTGGGAGCCTTCTTGGGTGCTGGGATTGTTTTTGGGCTGTATTATG ATGCAATCTGGGCCTTTGCCAAGAATGAGCTTGTAGTCTCGGGCCCCAATGGCACAGCGGGCATCTTTGCCACCTACCCCTCTGGACACTTGGACATGGTCAATGGATTCTTCGACCAG ttcATTGGCACCGCCTCCCTCATCGTGTGTGTGCTGGCCATTGTTGACCCCTACAACAACCCCGTCCCCCGAGGCCTGGAGGCCTTCACTGTGGGCCTGGTGGTCTTGGTTATCGGCACCTCCATGGGTTTCAACTCTGGCTACGCCGTCAATCCCGCCCGGGACTTCGGTCCCCGCCTTTTCACCGCCATTGCTGGCTGGGGCTCCGAAGTCTTCAC GACCGGCCACCACTGGTGGTGGGTTCCCATCGTCTCTCCGCTCCTGGGCTCCATTGCGGGTGTCTTCGTGTACCAGCTCATGATCGGCTGCCACCTGGAGCAGCCGCCACCCTCCAACGAGCAGGAGAATGTGAAGCTGGCCCATGTGAAGCACAAGGAGCAGATCTGA
- the NOL6 gene encoding nucleolar protein 6: MGPAPAGAQDRGTAGEPEVIEVALEGTAKEGKKESSKKRTLAGSPVEGLLQPAKLSRAELYKEPTSEELNRLRETESLFHSSLLRLQVEELLKEVRLPEKKKERIDAFLREVNQRVLKVPSTPKTELTDQTWLPAGVRVPLHQVPYTVKGCFRFLPPAQVTVVGSYLLGTCIRPDINVDMAVTMPREILQDKDGLNQRYFRKRALYLAHLAHHLGQDPFFGSVRFSYTNGCHLKPSLLLRPRGKDERLVTVRLHPCPPPDFFRPCRLLPSKNNVRSAWYRGQSPPGDGSPEPPTPHYNAWVLQDMTLESHVQLLSTVLGSALGLKDGVALLKVWLRQRELDKGLGGFSGFLVSMLVAFLVSTRKIHTTMSGYQVLRSVLRFLATTDLTVNGISLCLSSDPSLPALADFHQAFPVVFLDSSGCLNLCADVTASTYHQVQHEARLSMALLDSRADDGFQLLLMTPKPMIRAFDHILHLHPLSRLQAACHRLKMWPELQDLGGDYVSAALGSLTTLLEQGLGSRLHLLAHSRPPVSEWDISQDPPKHRDSGTLTLGLLLRPEGLTSVLELGPEANQPEAADFRQFWGSRSELRRFQDGAIREAVVWEAASMAQKRLIPHQVVTHLLALHANIPDTCVHYVGGLLDALIQSPKENSSTGEEALAAAVRCYDDLSRLLWGLEGLPLTVSAVQGAHPVLRYTEVFPPTPVRPAYSFYEQLRERASLLPRPDKPCPAYVEPMTVVCHLEGSGQWPQDAEAIRRVRAAFQLRLAELLTQQHGLQCRATATHTDVLKDGFVFRVRVAYQREPQILREMRSPEGMISLRDTPASLRLERDTRHLPLLTSALHGLQQQHPAFSGVARLAKRWVRAQLLGEGFTDESLDLVVAALFLHPEPFTPPSSPQVGFLRFLFLVSTFDWKNNPLIVNLNNELTVEEQQEIRSGFLAARTQLPVMVIVTPQDRKNSVWTQDGPSPQILQQLVVLAAEALPVLEKQLMDPRGPGDIRTVFRPPLDMYDVLIRLSPRHIPRHRQAVDSPAASFCRGLLSEPGPSSLMPVLGYDPPQLYLAQLREAFGDLALFFYDQHGGEVIGVLWKPSSFQPQPFKASNTKGRMVMSQGEELVMVPNVEAILEDLAILGEGLVQAVEARSEKWTV, from the exons ATGGGGCCGGCGCCTGCGGGAGCGCAGGATCGCGGAACTGCTGGGGAGCCAGAG GTGATAGAAGTAGCTCTGGAAGGCACAgccaaggagggaaagaaggagtcCTCAAAGAAGCGTACCTTGGCTGGGTCTCCGGTGGAGGGCCTCCTGCAGCCAGCGAAGCTTAGCCGGGCAGAACTATATAAGGAACCCACCAGTGAGGAGCTGAATCGCCTTCGGGAGACTGAGAGTCTCTTCCACTCCAGCTTGCTTCGTTTACAG GTAGAGGAGCTACTAAAGGAAGTGAGGCTTccagagaagaagaaggagcGGATCGATGCTTTCCTACGGGAGGTCAACCAGCGGGTCCTGAAGGTGCCCTCAACTCCTAAGACAGAG CTGACTGACCAGACCTGGCTCCCAGCTGGGGTTCGAGTACCTCTCCACCAAGTGCCCTATACCGTGAAGGGCTGTTTCCGCTTCTTGCCTCCAGCCCAGGTCACTGTTGTGGGCAGCTACCTTCTGGGTACCTGCATCCGGCCGGACATCAATGTGGACATGGCAGTGACCATGCCCAGG GAGATCCTACAGGACAAGGATGGGTTGAACCAGCGCTACTTCCGCAAGCGTGCTCTCTACCTGGCCCACTTGGCTCACCACCTGGGCCAAGACCCCTTCTTTGGCAGTGTTCGCTTCTCCTACACCAATGGCTGCCACCTGAAACCCTCACTGCTGCTTCGGCCACGTG GGAAGGATGAGCGCCTGGTCACCGTACGTCTGCATCCGTGCCCTCCACCTGACTTCTTCCGCCCGTGCCGCCTGTTGCCATCTAAGAACAACGTGCGCTCTGCCTGGTACCGAGGGCAGAGTCCCCCAGGGGATG gCAGCCCAgagcctcccaccccccactatAATGCATGGGTCCTGCAGGACATGACCCTTGAGTCCCACGTGCAGCTGCTGTCCACTGTGCTGGGCTCAGCCTTGGGGCTGAAGGATGGTGTGGCACTTCTGAAGGTCTGGCTGCGGCAGCGGGAACTGGACAAG GGTCTGGGAGGGTTCAGTGGGTTCCTTGTCTCCATGCTGGTTGCCTTCCTTGTGTCCACGCGCAAGATCCATACTACTATGAGCGGCTACCAGGTCTTGAGGAGTGTCTTGCGGTTTCTGG CCACCACAGATTTGACAGTCAACGGGATCAGCTTATGTCTCAGCTCAGATCCCTCTTTG CCGGCCCTGGCTGACTTCCACCAGGCCTTCCCTGTTGTCTTCCTGGACTCCTcaggctgtctcaatctctgtgcTGATGTTACTGCATCTACTTACCACCAG GTACAGCATGAGGCACGGCTGTCTATGGCATTGCTGGACAGTAGAGCTGATGATGGATTCCAGCTTCTGTTGATGACTCCCAAACCCATGATCCGGGCTTTTGACCACATCTTGCA TCTCCATCCACTGAGTCGCCTGCAGGCAGCATGTCACCGGCTAAAGATGTGGCCAGAGCTACAGGATCTTGGTGGGGACTATGTTTCagctgctttgggctccctgaccaccctcctggagcagggtctggggtccCGCCTGCACCTGCTGGCCCACTCTCGGCCCCCAGTCTCAGAG TGGGACATCAGCCAAGATCCACCAAAGCACAGAGACTCTGGGACCCTGACCCTGGGATTGCTCCTCCGGCCTGAGGGGCTGACCAGTGTCCTCGAACTTGGACCAGAGGCCAACCAGCCTGAG GCTGCTGACTTCCGCCAGTTCTGGGGATCTCGCTCAGAGCTTCGGCGTTTCCAGGATGGGGCCATTCGGGAAGCTGTGGTCTGGGAGGCAGCCTCTATGGCCCAGAAGCGCCTTATTCCCCACCAGGTGGTCACCCACCTCTTGGCACT CCATGCCAACATCCCAGATACCTGTGTCCACTATGTGGGGGGCCTTCTGGATGCATTGATCCAAAGCCCAAAAGAG AACTCCAGCACAGGTGAGGAGGCCCTGGCAGCAGCCGTGCGTTGCTACGATGACCTCAGCCGCCTCCTGTGGGGGCTGGAAGGTCTCCCGCTGACCGTGTCTGCTGTGCAGGGAGCTCACCCAGTGCTGCGCTACACTGAG GTGTTCCCACCTACCCCAGTCCGGCCAGCCTACTCCTTCTATGAGCAGCTTCGAGAGCGGGCCTCGCTGTTACCCCGGCCCGACAAGCCCTGTCCAGCCTACGTGGAGCCGATGACCG TGGTATGTCACCTGGAGGGCAGTGGTCAGTGGCCACAGGATGCTGAGGCCATACGGCGGGTCCGAGCTGCCTTCCAGCTGCGCCTGGCAGAGCTGCTGACGCAGCAGCATGGGCTGCAGTGTCGTGCCACGGCCACGCACACGGACGTCCTCAAG GATGGGTTCGTGTTCCGGGTTCGTGTGGCCTATCAGCGGGAGCCCCAGATCCTGAGGGAAATGCGGAGCCCCGAGGGGATGATCTCCTTGAGGGacacccctgcctccctccgCCTTGAGAGGGACACGAGGCACTTGCccctgctcaccagcgccttaCATGG gctcCAGCAGCAGCACCCAGCCTTCTCAGGTGTGGCACGGCTGGCCAAGCGGTGGGTGCGTGCCCAGCTTCTGGGTGAGGGGTTTACTGATGAGAGCCTGGACCTGGTGGTTGCTGCTCTTTTCCTGCATCCTGAGCCCTTCACCCCTCCCAG CTCCCCCCAGGTGGGCTTCCTTCGGTTCCTTTTTTTGGTGTCGACCTTTGATTGGAAGAACAACCCCCTTATTGTCAACCTCAATAACGAGCTCACTG TGGAGGAGCAGCAGGAGATCCGCAGTGGCTTCCTGGCAGCTCGGACACAACTCCCGGTCATGGTCATCGTTACCCCCCAGGATCGTAAAAACTCTGTATGGACACAGGATGGACCCTCGCCCCAG ATCCTACAGCAGCTTGTGGTCCTGGCAGCTGAGGCCTTGCCTGTTCTAGAGAAGCAGCTAATGGATCCCCGGGGGCCTGGGGACATCAGG aCGGTGTTCCGGCCACCCTTGGATATGTATGATGTGCTGATCCGCCTGTCTCCCCGCCACATCCCCCGGCACCGTCAAGCCGTGGACTCGCCAGCTGCCTCCTTCTGCCGTGGCCTGCTCAGTGAGCCCGGGCCCTCTTCCCTGATGCCTGTGCTGGGCTACGATCCCCCTCAGCTCTATCTGGCGCAGCTCAGG GAGGCCTTTGGGGACCTGGCCCTTTTCTTCTATGACCAGCATGGTGGAGAGGTGATCGGTGTTCTCTGGAAGCCCAGCAgcttccagccccagcccttcAAG GCCTCTAACACGAAGGGGCGCATGGTGATGTCTCAAGGTGAGGAGCTGGTGATGGTGCCCAACGTGGAGGCGATCCTGGAGGACTTGGCCATCCTGGGCGAAGGCCTGGTACAGGCTGTGGAGGCCCGAAGTGAGAAGTGGACCGTGTGA